The Streptomyces halobius genomic interval GCCCAGAGCGGTGAGGAAGACCCCTAACTCCCCTGTATACGTGGCGAGATGGGCCTCTGCCGCGCGGGCGGTGGCCTGTACCAGGGCCAGGCTGTGCGGGCTCGCCAGATGGTCGCCGCCGGTGATGTCCACCGCTCCCAGCAGCCGCCCGGTCCGTAGATCGTGCAGCGGTGCCGCGGCACACGTCCAGCGCTGCACCCGCCGGTTGTAGTGCTCCGCAGTGAAGATCTGCACGGCGTGGTCGGCGGCCAGCGCGGTGCCCGGCGCGTTGGTGCCGGCGTGCCGCTCGTCCCAGCGCGCTCCGACGACGAAGTTCATCCGCTCCGCGCTGCGCCGTACCCCGGTGTGCCCCTCGACCCACAGCAGGCGCCCCTGCGCATCGCAGACGGCCATCAGATGCGCCCCGTCCTGCGCGATGCTGCCGAGCAGCTCACGGAAGACGGGCATCGCGCGGGCGAGCGGATGCCCGTCCCGGTGGTCGCGGAGCGCGGCGTCGTCCAGCTCGACGGGGGCGGCGCCGTCGGTCGCGGCCCGTGCCTCGGCCGAGCGGCGCCAGGACGCGGCGACCACCTGGCGGACCGGCGGTGCCACCGTCCCGCCGGCCAGAAACGCCTCGTGGGCACGGCGTACGGTGCGGGTGCGTTCGACCGGGTCGGCGCCCGGCTCCATCGCCAGCCAAGGGTTGCGCACGTGTCACCTTTCCGATGCGGCTGCTGCCCCCGTCCGTACGCCCGATGGTGCTCGTACGGGACGCGGCCGTAAACCCCGCCTCGGAGCGGCGTCGGAAACGGCTGCTCACCCGCTGCCCGCCCGCAGCCGCAGCCCGTCCGCGGTGATCAGGTCCGAGGTGACCAGCGCCTGCTCGGCGGCCACATCCGTCATGAAGACGAACGGTGGGACGACCGGCGGCACCGGCAGCGTGTCGGGGGTGAAGGTGAGGCAGACCACCCCCTCCAGGCAGCCGCTGAACTTGGTGAGGTAGAGGGTCACCTCACCGCTGAGGTCCAACGAGTCGGCGTTCAGGCGGAGTTCGGGGCCGCCGTCGCGGGTGGTGAGACGGTAGTCGGTGAGCGATGCGGCCCTCATCTTCAGCACCATGACCTTGACCGGCCCGTCGGCGGTGGGTAGCTCGCCGACCCCCGCGAGGGTGAAGCCCTTCGGCGCGAACAGGGTCGTGGTCACCGTCGGCGGACGGGACGGCGCCGGGACGGAGGCCGCGTCGGCCGTCTGGGCCGGACCCCCGACGGCCGTCAGCAGCACGATCGGCAGGCCGACGGCGAGCGCCTTGCCGCGGGTGGCGGTGCGGGCCGGTGCCGCTCCCGCGGAGGGCGGGGCCCCGCCGGAATCCCGTTCCGGCGCCGTCCACCCGAACCCCATCGCACTGCCCGCGATCCCCAGCCCCATGCCCACCAGGAACCCGCCGAGGTTCGTCGCGGCGAAGGAGAGCACCGACAGGATCAGCGCGTTGACGCTCACATAGTGGTGTGCCGCCGGCGCGTACCACAGGAACAGCCCCGCCACCATCAGCGCCAGGCCGATGCCCAGGGCGGCCAGCCCGCCGATCCCCAGGCTGACCAGCACGGTCAGCGGCGACAGCGGGACGAGGAGCAGTTCGGCGCCGCCGAGCAGGAGCAGCAGCCCGGCCCAGAAGGGGCGGGTGCGCCGCCAGCGCCGCAGCGCCGCCCGTCGCCCCGGCCACGGCAGCGTCCGGTCGAGCCGGGCGGTCCAGCGTGCCCGGCGCGCGCTCAGAAACACTTCGTGCCGTCCAGGCTCACGCTCACCCGCAGCCCCTTGAGGCGGAAGTTGCCGCCGGTGGCCGACCAGGCATGCGACTTGACCCCGGCTACCTCGATCTTGCCGGCCTGCAGGCCGAACTTCCCCTTCGGGCCGTGAATCCCCGGTACGGCGTCGAGCGTGGCGGCGTCGCGCCCGATCTGGGCGGTGCCGAAGCGGGCGTCGCCCACCAGGTCCTCACCGTCGATGACCAGGCTGTCGGCGGTCACCGGCCCGGCCTTGCCGCCCGCGGTCAGTTTGAACACGACCGTGCCCACCGGCGTCTTCACCTGGGCCGCCTGGCAGATGTCGGCGAGCGAGGCCCGGCCGATGCCGAGCAGCGCGACGGGGTGGCCGCGCCCGTCGGTGTCCCGGTCGGTGTGGACGTACGAGGCGAGGCCCTTACTGGTCAGCTTTCCTGAGGAAACCTGGAAGTTGGTGCCCGATACCGCGAAGGACGCGGCCAGTGCGCCCTGGGCCATCACGGTCGCCAGCACCCCCACGGCGAGCACGGCGGGCACGGCGACGGCGCCGGCCTTCTTCCAGGAGGTCCGCCCCTCGGGCGGTGTGTCGGAGATTCGGGTCGTTGTGCTCACTGCGTCCTCCCCGGGGCAGCGGTCGAGTGCGCGAGGGAAGTGCTTCATCGAGCCCCTGCGGAGCCTGCCCGCAGGTCATGACGGCCTGTCATACTGCGAAAACCTGACAGTTGTTGGAGACTAGGGCCGAATTTGAATAATAGTCAACAGCGTGCGCGGAGAACTCCGCAGGGCGCCCGCGCCACCGAGCGGTCCCAGGCGCGTCGTGCCGAACTGATAGCCACCGGGCGGAAGTTGTTCGCCGACACCTCCTACGACGCACTGTCCATGGATGACATCGCCCGCCATGCCGGAGTCGCCAAGGGCTTGATCTACTACTACTTCACGAACAAGCGCGGCTATTACCTCGCCATCATCGACGACGCGGTCGCCGAGCTCGTCGAGCGCGCCGCCGCCACCCACGATCTCCCGCCCGTCGAACGCGTCCGGCACACCGTCGACGGTTATCTCCGCTACGCCCAGCACAACCAGGCCGCCTACCGCGCCATCGTGACCGGCGGTGTCGGCTTCGACGCCGAGGTACTGGCGATCCGGGACGCCGTCCGCGCCCGGCTGCTGGGCACCATCGCCCTCGGCGCCTGGGGCCGGCAGGACATTCCGGCACTGGCTCGCACCGCCCTGACCGGCTGGCTCTCCAGTGTCGAGGGCATCACCCTCGACTGGATCGCGGAGCAGGAAGTCCCGCGCGAGACGGTCATCGCGCTCCTGGTACGCGGCCTGGGCGACACCCTCCGGCTGATCGAGGAGTACGAGCCGACCTGCCCGGCACCGTCCCGGCGCACCGGCTGAGGGGCCATCAGGCATGGCCGGAACGGCGCGAGGGCGGGAGGCCGCCGAGCCTCCCGCCCTCACCACACCCGTACACCGGGGCCCGCTCGGCCCCTACGTGATCGACTCGATCAGTTCGCCGTCCGTGGTGTCACCGCTCAGCTCCCAGAAGAACGTGCCGCCCATGCCCTGCGCGTCCTTGAAGGCCATCTTCGCGCCGATGGTCTCCGGTGTGTCATAACTCCACCACTGGTCACCGCACTTGGCGTAGGCGGTGCCGCCCACCTTGCCGGTGGCGGGGCAGCGCTCCTTGAGCACCTTGTAGTCGTCGATGCCCGCCTCGTACTTGCCCTGGGCCGCGCCCGTCGCCGTACCACCCGGCGCGTCCTGGGTGACGCCGGCCCAGCCGCGGCCGTAGAAACCGATGCCCAACAGCAGCTTGTCGGCCGGGATCCCGAGGTCCTTGAGCTTCTTGGTGGTGTCGGTGGTGTTGAACCCGGCCTTGGGAATGCCGTCGTACGACGTGAGCGGGGAGTGCGGGGCCGTCGGTCCCTTGGCGTCCCACGCGCCGAAGTAGTCGTACGTCATCGGGTTGTACCAGTCGACGTACTGGGCCGCGCCCGCGTAGTCGGTGGCGTCGATCTTGCCGCCCTCCGAGGCGTCCGCGGTGATCGCCGCGGTCACCAGGTTGTCCTGCCCGAACTTCGACCGGAGTGCCTTCATGAGCCCGGTGAACGCCTCCCGGCCGCTGGTGTCACAGGTCAGACCACAGGCGTTGGGGTACTCCCAGTCGATGTCGATCCCGTCGAAGACATCCGCCCAGCGCTTGTCCTCGACCAGGTCGAGACAGGACCGCGCGAACGCGTCCGGGTTCTTGGCGGCCTCGGTGAAGCCGCCCGACCAGGTCCAGCCGCCGAACGACCAGATCACCTTGAGGTCGGGGTGCAGCTTCTTGAGCTTGCGCAACTGGTTGAAGTTGCCGCGCAGCGCGCCGCCCTCCCAGCCGTCCGCCTTGCCGTCGACGCTCT includes:
- a CDS encoding DUF6230 family protein, whose protein sequence is MAQGALAASFAVSGTNFQVSSGKLTSKGLASYVHTDRDTDGRGHPVALLGIGRASLADICQAAQVKTPVGTVVFKLTAGGKAGPVTADSLVIDGEDLVGDARFGTAQIGRDAATLDAVPGIHGPKGKFGLQAGKIEVAGVKSHAWSATGGNFRLKGLRVSVSLDGTKCF
- a CDS encoding TetR/AcrR family transcriptional regulator yields the protein MNNSQQRARRTPQGARATERSQARRAELIATGRKLFADTSYDALSMDDIARHAGVAKGLIYYYFTNKRGYYLAIIDDAVAELVERAAATHDLPPVERVRHTVDGYLRYAQHNQAAYRAIVTGGVGFDAEVLAIRDAVRARLLGTIALGAWGRQDIPALARTALTGWLSSVEGITLDWIAEQEVPRETVIALLVRGLGDTLRLIEEYEPTCPAPSRRTG
- a CDS encoding GAF domain-containing protein, which encodes MRNPWLAMEPGADPVERTRTVRRAHEAFLAGGTVAPPVRQVVAASWRRSAEARAATDGAAPVELDDAALRDHRDGHPLARAMPVFRELLGSIAQDGAHLMAVCDAQGRLLWVEGHTGVRRSAERMNFVVGARWDERHAGTNAPGTALAADHAVQIFTAEHYNRRVQRWTCAAAPLHDLRTGRLLGAVDITGGDHLASPHSLALVQATARAAEAHLATYTGELGVFLTALGRDEALLTVDGKRLRLGRRHSEIMVLLAQRPEGLTGDQLSLLLYGERDIRPVTLRAEVSRLRKAVGPLLHARPYRLARPVETDLAVVEEELAAGRLTAALETYRGPLLPVSEAPGVRRLRCALEDRMRRALLGARNPDQLRQWTQTPWGEGDLEIWEALVDALPEHSPARAAPGATADRLRAAYGLAHGPPGTC
- a CDS encoding glycoside hydrolase family 18 protein, with the protein product MLRPHRKRSPRRLIAAATALCTAALAGTLLARSATANPADAPDANRPATVAKTAAAGDKVVGYFTNWGVYDRNYHVKNIETSGSADKLTHINYAFGNVQGGKCTIGDSYADYDKAYTADQSVDGKADGWEGGALRGNFNQLRKLKKLHPDLKVIWSFGGWTWSGGFTEAAKNPDAFARSCLDLVEDKRWADVFDGIDIDWEYPNACGLTCDTSGREAFTGLMKALRSKFGQDNLVTAAITADASEGGKIDATDYAGAAQYVDWYNPMTYDYFGAWDAKGPTAPHSPLTSYDGIPKAGFNTTDTTKKLKDLGIPADKLLLGIGFYGRGWAGVTQDAPGGTATGAAQGKYEAGIDDYKVLKERCPATGKVGGTAYAKCGDQWWSYDTPETIGAKMAFKDAQGMGGTFFWELSGDTTDGELIESIT
- a CDS encoding DUF6114 domain-containing protein translates to MFLSARRARWTARLDRTLPWPGRRAALRRWRRTRPFWAGLLLLLGGAELLLVPLSPLTVLVSLGIGGLAALGIGLALMVAGLFLWYAPAAHHYVSVNALILSVLSFAATNLGGFLVGMGLGIAGSAMGFGWTAPERDSGGAPPSAGAAPARTATRGKALAVGLPIVLLTAVGGPAQTADAASVPAPSRPPTVTTTLFAPKGFTLAGVGELPTADGPVKVMVLKMRAASLTDYRLTTRDGGPELRLNADSLDLSGEVTLYLTKFSGCLEGVVCLTFTPDTLPVPPVVPPFVFMTDVAAEQALVTSDLITADGLRLRAGSG